The Helianthus annuus cultivar XRQ/B chromosome 16, HanXRQr2.0-SUNRISE, whole genome shotgun sequence genome includes a window with the following:
- the LOC110916325 gene encoding inositol-tetrakisphosphate 1-kinase 5 produces MPELEEKTNLFLVGYALPSRKIEAFMVESFITYAKQQGIQFIPIDISKPLNDQGPFDCIIHKLYGQEWDLNLQNFSINHPNATIIDPPSSIQRLHDRVSMLDPIPSLNIPQLKIPTQIVIQDVESLKSNDFRFPLMVKPLLADGSANAHNMSLVFNQEGLTNKLELDPPMVLQQFVNHGGVVFKVYVAGEYVKCVKRSSLPDVSKESMEKLAVESGGVMSFSKISSAVISGDEGGSNESVEMPDPVFIDEVARGLRLALGLHLFNFDMIKADKEDGYLVVDINYFPGYEKLPSYESVMTEFFLNVKKSQELKMVTMELVKDDGLHD; encoded by the coding sequence ATGCCAGAACTTGAAGAAAAAACCAATCTTTTTCTAGTGGGTTATGCATTACCCTCAAGAAAGATCGAAGCTTTCATGGTGGAATCATTCATCACCTATGCCAAACAACAAGGCATTCAATTCATCCCGATTGATATTTCAAAACCATTAAACGATCAAGGACCATTTGATTGCATAATTCACAAACTTTACGGCCAAGAATGGGACCTCAACCTCCAAAACTTCTCCATCAACCACCCTAACGCCACCATAATCGACCCGCCCTCCTCCATCCAACGCCTCCACGACCGCGTCTCAATGCTCGACCCCATACCGAGTCTCAACATCCCACAACTCAAAATCCCAACCCAAATTGTTATCCAAGATGTCGAATCATTAAAATCTAACGATTTTCGCTTTCCATTGATGGTGAAACCGCTGCTTGCAGACGGGTCTGCCAACGCGCATAACATGTCACTTGTGTTTAACCAAGAAGGGTTAACCAACAAGCTCGAACTCGATCCACCCATGGTGCTACAACAGTTTGTAAACCACGGAGGGGTCGTGTTTAAGGTTTACGTAGCGGGTGAATATGTTAAATGTGTGAAAAGAAGTTCATTGCCGGATGTTTCAAAAGAGAGCATGGAGAAACTGGCAGTGGAATCCGGTGGAGTTATGAGCTTTTCGAAGATATCGAGTGCGGTGATTTCGGGTGATGAAGGGGGAAGTAATGAGAGTGTAGAGATGCCTGACCCGGTGTTTATTGATGAGGTGGCTAGAGGCTTGAGACTTGCTCTTGGATTGCATCTTTTTAATTTTGATATGATTAAAGCTGATAAAGAAGATGGGTATCTTGTGGTTGATATTAATTACTTTCCGGGTTATGAGAAGTTACCATCTTATGAGTCTGTAATGACTGAGTTCTTCTTGAATGTAAAGAAATCACAGGAGTTGAAGATGGTGACCATGGAGCTTGTTAAGGATGATGGGTTACACGATTAA